The Carassius gibelio isolate Cgi1373 ecotype wild population from Czech Republic chromosome B5, carGib1.2-hapl.c, whole genome shotgun sequence genome segment CCCTCTTCTCAAGCCTCTTCCTCCTCTTGCCACACCAACCCCACCTCTTCCTCTGCCTCTGCCACCCCCCATAATATTTTCTCTTCCTCTGCCACCCTCCATAATGTTTCCTCTTCCTCTGCCACCCCCCATAatgtttcctcttcctcttcctctgccaCCCCCCATAatgtttcctcttcctcttcctctgccaCCCCCCATGTTTCCTCTTCCTCTGCCACCCTCCATAaagtttcctcttcctcttcctctttcacCTCCTATGTTTCCTTGTCCTCTACTTCGTCCACCCCCAACAATGTTTCCTCTTCCTCCACCTCTTCCACCTCCTCCAAcagctcctcttcctcttccaccACCTCTTCCCTGGCCTCGTCCTTGCCCTCTTAACCTCAGGTCAGTGAAACGGTCATTAAGGTATACGGCAGTctacagaacaaaataaaaacagagccTCTAAAAGCTGTAGAGTTATGTTTAATCATccaagattacaaaaaaaaaaatacaattttgatgTCACACTGAAggctaataaaatgcaataaccccccccccccccataattgATTCCCCCACCTCACCTGGTTAGTAGTTGCTTTGTAGTTAAATTGCAGAGGAATCCCCTGAAGTGAAGAAGCACTGGCTCTAGATGATCTGCCTCTTAACACTGCCCCACCCCTCCTAGTCTGATTAGATGTCTTCCTGATGGATtgaaaagagcgagagagagacaaagaaaagATAAACGAAGAGAAATGTATAACCAGTGGATGAGAGGGAAGTGAGAAGGTTCATTTACTCACACAGCGACAGGTGCAGATTTTGCATTTGGCAGGGAAACTGTGAGCGTAGAGCCAGATGGTGCTGTTCTTcgacttcagtgtgtgtgtatgtgtgtgtgtgtgtgtgtatttgtgtcaaacacagagagagaacacGAGCAAAGACTATTATTTTACACACCTCAAGATTATGTTTTGGAATAAAGAGTCATCTTCTTATGTAACTAAAACTCACTTTCTTATTGTCTGATACTTTTGTAGTTTCTCAGCCCTTTTTGTAGCGGAAAACTATAGTAACAAACAAAGGACACAGAAGTGAAGGTCTGAAATATATTAACAGGAAGGCCAATCTGTGTATATGTTTTGTATAATgtgaatgtgttttatatttattaataaagattGTCCTTCTTACCCCTCTGTCTGATACAAATGGTCTTCCACCCCTTTGTCCTCTTGCTGAAAATGCACCCCTACAACAACAGCAAACAAACTATTATTTTGAACTGCAGACTGTGCTATGAAGGGATTATGGCTCTATTTCTAAAAggtttaatgttatttataagaagatttttttattttatttcacaacccATAATGTAATGGGTCAACAGGAACCTATTTTCTGTAGTCTGACAAAAATGAGCAACAGAGACGTCACCCAACACatcttttttccccatttatcattctgttgtattttatatattcatttttttatgattttgaaatcaTCCAGTCTCTTatcctcaccaaggctgtattcaattgatcaaaaatacagaaaaaatttaatattgtcaaatattattatctaaaataataatattactgcaATTACTATTGAAAAtatcagttttctattttaatatagctGCAGCTGCATGGAAATGTTTTCTATTACTTCTATCTTCTGCATCTGTGACtttcagttttatatttatgCAGATATTATGGCTACAAATAGAATCTCTACAAAGAGACTGGGCTATAAATTGGAAGACTATTTCCCTTGAAAACCAGTTCTCATGAGTCCCTGTGTCCAACTTCACTACTTCTGTTGATTATTACTAGTATTAtagcatattttaaaaaagacGGTAGAACCTGCTCAGTCCgcctcctcttcctctacctcttCCACGTCCTCTGAATGTGCCCCTCGATGTGAATGTGGTCTGATCAGACTGTTCACTAGTCTATGATGAACAGTAGAAAcattgttgaaaaataaaaatctcattaTGCAAAGTGTTAAATTAAGaatgaaattaaaaagtaatCTGTGCTTCAATTACTTAACCTTATTTCAGAACCAGAAACAAAACAATGATTGATACCGTGGAAGCGGCATTTAGTGAATCCCTTCTCGACATCATGCCCCTTTCGGATCCTCTTTGTCTTCTTAAACCTCTCACCCTGCCAGGCCCTGTGAGACAAACCTCTATGAGGAACTCAAGTCTTTATGAAGCATTTTTACCTTTTAAAACAGATCAGGAAGAAGTCATAAGCCAAAAAGTCCAAATGTATCAGCTGTATAAATGCAGGAGATAAGAGAGGGTTAAGTATCAAATGCTTGCCTTGGTACTGCTGCGCTCCTCGTCGGAGTCCTCTCTGCTGCGGTGGAACCTGGTCGAGTTTCTTCAAGACGTTGTTCCTGTTAACAGCACGTTTAGTTTTAGCTCTGTTGGCAGCTCTGTTTGCCTTCTGTTCCTTCTTATTCAGCTTTATAATGTCGTCTGTGAAAACATAAGGAACAAAGTTTTATACCTctggtttattttaaaatggcCAATAAAAGAGCAATCATTCATTTTAACGATTAATGATATGATTGATATATTAGATAATATTTGGATATACTTGTTCGAGTAAATAGGGAAAGGGAAAGGCTAAATAGGGAAAGGCTTCAATAGTCATTTGCAGCATATTAAGGCTCCTTATgccataaatgtattttgtttatctGATGGGTGGGTGGGTTTTCTGTTCAGAACCCCCCTCAATATACCAGATATGCATGACAAACTGacaaaacaaccacaacaacaacaacaaaaatacatgaaaagtatcaacctttttttttttttttttttacatttgttgacTTAACAATGAAGGTCTGTGTTATTAATGTGGCTGGATGACTGCTGCTAGTCACAATGTGGCTACAGTACAGATGGATGAAGGttttattatactttaactgttgcttcatttttttcccccattcacAGTCATATATTATTTCAGTCATTTATTATAATGCTAAACTCAAGGTAAATGGTGTGTGTGCACGAGCAGGTCGGTCGACAGCTGTTGGATGTATGTGACAGCTGACCGCTGTTTCTCTACACGTCAACACAGAAGCGAAACCGACAGTTCCTGCCAACTCATCCAAATCTCAATGACTTTAAGTTGATGTCTCCCCTCGCAATTACTAACCTAATGACAAGTCGATTTTGTCCGAGCTTGAAGCGTGAGGCTCCTGCATTTGCTCTGTACTCTCCATTTGAATATCATTCTCCCCCATTTCGTCTTCCAACGTCTTTACGCACGCAGAGTTTCAGAAGCGTCGTGTCTCGAAAACACCCAAGTATTTACACTCGATAACTTCCAAAGGTATGTCAAAGCAGAAACGCTAATGACGAGACGAACtatgaaactttttttaattgactCGGTTTCAAGGCTCCTTCTTGGTGTTCATTTGTGTCGATAAAGTGAGTGGTGAGTCCTAGCAGCGTGACCGAGCCCAGCAGCGCTAGGAATCTGAAGACCAAACCAATGTGACAAGAGCCCCAAAAtagcgctgtgtgtgtgtctgatcctGTAGGCTGGTCATTACAAACATAGCCAGCGGCAGGAATTCAATTCTTCACTGTTCCTCCCTCATTTATTCTGTTTATCATAAtcacaaaacatgttttattctTCAGTTACTACAGTTATTAAAAATTTCATTTCTCACCACAAATGTTCCAATTTAACCCTCAATCATCATTCGGGACAAATTTgggcaaaatctttttttttttttttcaaatggtttCCTGAGCGGTTCTTTACGTAAGTTTTGTAAGTTTGCAacctgtacacacacaaaaagaggaCTCGATTCAACAAAGTTaagtggttgaaaaaaaaaaaacctccttaATTTGTCATAAAAAATGAATGGTGAATACttgaaagaattattattattattgtttgtccAATGCAGAtcaaacacacataaataaagGTTTGAGCCTATACAACATTCTGAATGTGTAAAACAACCCCCCACACAAACCCACAAAAAAGCCATTGAGTACTACTATGACATTAAAAtgtttgacatttttatatttttattccatcAGATGGCACCAGATGGCACCAAAGTCACCATATTTTTAGGTTTTGGCTGTCTGAACttattgcaattatatttttactgaagtaaaatgaattttaaatataacataaaacaaaGCATATTTTAGGCTACATAAAAATCCTTCTGGACAAATTTGGACaaactctttctttttttattgtttccttAATTTTTCCTTAAGTTTGCCACCTGAACacactatatttaaaatgtataaaacagagGACAAACAAAGTTAAGTGGTTGATCTTTTTTTAACTCCTTAATTTCTCCCATAGGAAATAAATGGGAAATACTAACATACAaagctttttaaatttttttatttgtccaaTAAATCCAGCACAATGCAGATCAAACACAcataaaactctctctctctctctctctcatgcacacaaaaataaataaaaaacaccaaaaatcacaaaaaaactacataaattaataaaatagtgAAATAGTTTTTACTTTATCGAAGACTGatatgacatttattaaaaacaaaacaaaaacaaaggatcAAAACTGAGACCATCACGCACAAATTTGACCTCGAATGAGAAACAAAGAGCTGCGAAGGATGCTTGAGGCCTGagggttaaaaaaaacaatggcttttcttcagttttatgttttattaaaaagttcattagaGTTTTTCCATTCATACAATACTCTAAAACATAAACACAACTAGAAATACTCAGTTTGAACAGTAGCTCAGTATTTATTGTTAAccaactgatatatatataaaatacctaTTATTTATAGCTTCCTAGTGTGCATACTTTTTAAGACacccaacattttattttggcatCCAGCGATGGGTTTTAAGCTTCAATTAGGAAGGGTATCAACTCTCCACTGACCCTTGAcgaggattattattattagtagcgAGTATTTCTATATTATTTGAACAAGTACAATACACCGGTTCttatccttctcttcactctctaaggcagaagtctccaaactcatccattcaaaatcatcctactacttgtctgcttgatcctattccatctcatctccttcaagccatttctcctgcagttgtaccttcactcacatcattaactcatcccttcacactggtgttttcccctaAGCATTTAGACAGCATCGTATAACCCCATTACTTAAGAAACCTACCcttaacccatctcttttagagaactacagaccggTTTTGccattcattgcaaaaacacttgaacgagctgtttTCAACCAaatctctgcctttctcacacagaacaacctcctcgaCAGCAATCAGTCTGTTTTCAGAAGTGGAAATTCAACCAAGACTGCCTTGCTGTTGTTGAAGTTGTTGAAGCACTTAGACCattccaaatcttcaatacttatcttgctGGACCTGtatgctgcttttgacatggttaaccactagatcctcctgtcaaccctattggcaaagggcatctcaggaaccacactccagtggtttgagtcttacctctcagaCAGGTCCTTCAAGGAATCTTGGAGATATATAAGGTGTCCAAGTCGCAaaatctaactactggggtgcctcagggctcagttcttggaccacttctcttctctgtctacatggcatcactagattctgtcattcagaaacatggcttttcatatccctgctgtgctgatgacactcaactctacctctcattccattaattaatgtttgcctacaaaaccagcACTGGCTCTGCACTCCTTTACCTAAATGCATTACTTCATACTTATGTGCCCTcttagaagcttgcattctgcaagtgaatgtcactttattgtgccatcccaaaagaggcacaaaatcactttcacagactttaaattaaatgttccctcctgatGGAATGACCCGCCCAACTCAGTCCGAGCAGCTAAATCCTCAACCACCTTCTAGaatcggctaaaaacacatctcttccatcttttttgaccctctaactctagcactctctaatctaattctattcttttaaaaaagtcaatttcagattacactttattaatttactgattgttttcttaaaaaaaagtatttcgttttatttttttattttttattatgcaattaacaaaagcaaaaaaggcctcAACACTAGCTTGCTGTATTCGTTTTCTATTctggtttttttttataatataataaaaaaaataaaaataaacttgctatgagtactgcgttaagctaactgagacttgtaatagcacttgtatatcattgctcttttgttgatgttgattgcttccattgtcctcatttgtaagctgctttggataaaatgtaaatgttaatttttcCCCATTCATCCCCCAGGGTTCGCCACTGAGCTCAGGGCACATGGCCCGTTTTTCTGTGCCACACCAACCACTACTGAAAACCCGGGCGGGCGCCACATGAAAGAAGAAAAGACACGCCCTAAAAGGAAAGTCATGAAACCTTCTTTCTAACCTGTATCACTCAACAaccatcttaaaataaaaataaaaaataaaaaacgcctCAAGTATGACTTTCAATagatttttaaagtgtttaaaatcGCTATCCATTCTTCGCTCTTCACATAAAAATTCCctatgacaaataaaaatatagtggtttacctatattaaaataaaaggcaaAACATAAAGGAATTCTCTTGGTTTAACTTTACAAGATACCTGCCGTACTTAGCGTTGAGCCAATCCCCGCCCCTTTCCAATAGTAGCCCTTCCCCTCCCTGCCTCCGTCTGCGTCGTCTGCGCATGCGCGGCACGCCAGGCAGCCCCCTATTATTATTTGTAAGAATAATTTCACTTATGAAAATGGCGGCGAGTCAGGGAGCTGTTGGACCTGCGACGGCTCTCCAGGGCCAGCATTATCTTAATGTCGCGCACTGGAACCCAGGCgtgatgcagcagcagcagctacaCCCGCTGCACACCGCCCGCAGTCTGGAACGAGCGCTGGAAGATGCCGTCTGCTCCGGGATGCTCAATATCAGCGGAAGAAAACTGCGCGACTATCCGGGGCTCAACTACGATCTGACCGATACTACACAAGCAGGTGGGTCCCACAGATGTTGGCTAATCTCCCTGCGTGCTCCACTGACCCGCTTCTCGCGTTTCCTGGTTTGTGAGGACAACAAAAAGACCCATAAAGCGAAGGGAGTGGGTGCCCTTTTGGTGCATTTGCTTGGTGTGTCAATCGGTGTTTGTGTGTTGGTTACAATGGACAGTGCACATGGTGCATGTATGAGGAAAAC includes the following:
- the LOC127957139 gene encoding spidroin-1 — translated: MGENDIQMESTEQMQEPHASSSDKIDLSLDDIIKLNKKEQKANRAANRAKTKRAVNRNNVLKKLDQVPPQQRGLRRGAQQYQGPGRVRGLRRQRGSERGMMSRRDSLNAASTTSEQSDQTTFTSRGTFRGRGRGRGRGGGLSRGAFSARGQRGGRPFVSDRGFSATKRAEKLQKYQTIRNRRTAPSGSTLTVSLPNAKSAPVAVKTSNQTRRGGAVLRGRSSRASASSLQGIPLQFNYKATTNQTAVYLNDRFTDLRLRGQGRGQGRGGGRGRGAVGGGGRGGGRGNIVGGGRSRGQGNIGGERGRGRGNFMEGGRGRGNMGGGRGRGRGNIMGGGRGRGRGNIMGGGRGRGNIMEGGRGRENIMGGGRGRGRGGVGVARGGRGLRRGRGGSRGADRTVTLQ